A DNA window from Vanacampus margaritifer isolate UIUO_Vmar chromosome 19, RoL_Vmar_1.0, whole genome shotgun sequence contains the following coding sequences:
- the LOC144039312 gene encoding E3 SUMO-protein ligase ZBED1-like, with the protein MRNHFISAHFVIHRLDDTDGFINMEQWNEAAARGVLGGKFFFQMQPDGSFNKSVVFCLFCQKQFAYHRNNSTLRYHLNAKHPFANDADDASRPATSRQQRRIGDIIGFRTSESTSEKLTTSIVNWIALDCRPLSIVEDKGLEKVLQIATCNPTLKLPCRDAISDILQQMYDTEKLLKFDALKNAQFVALTGDYWSSVRDEIYVGVTAHIVDVTNGTWHLQSFIATVLNTDSRHVENCHEEFLSVAEAWGIRQKITTIGTESAPNTVAAEKRLQFQHVPCIAHILQSTIAVSLFEGGFNGALIKCRKIVAHFKHSPENTEELYQEQSRLGQENEPLVQDVSTRWNSTLDMVARLLKNQEAVFTALDKQKHALNMLTPSEILQLQKMAIVLEPCRFVSELLGGETFVPCSVVLPALCHLQHAMEVSDDDPDCIAKFKTAFAKDLSRRAATLNHEWLKMAAVLDPRFKDLKCLKRGEREEVWTRLEVLLQEQFDGTAAPEPRKKKRLLSSFDSESDSDEEAQWIGALKLYRSEISISETDCPLHWWAGRAATHPELSVLARKYLSSPATSVPCERLFSLAGHVVTKKRAVLSAANVNRLVCLSNWLKDKENK; encoded by the exons ATGCGGAACCATTTTATCAGTGCACATTTTGTGATACACCGATTAGATGACACCGACGGATTTATCAACATGGAGCAATGGAATGAAGCCGCTGCGCGTGGAGTGTTGGGAggcaaattttttttccaaatgcaaCCCGATGGAAGCTTTAATAAAAGCGTGGTTTTCTGCCTATTTTGCCAAAAACAGTTTGCATACCACCGCAACAATTCGACCCTCCGCTACCACCTGAACGCAAAACATCCTTTCGCCAACGACGCCGATGACGCGAGCAGACCCGCCACGAGTCGTCAGCAACGCAGAATCGGTGATATAATCGGCTTCAGGACAAGTGAGTCAACATCGGAGAAACTCACAACCTCCATCGTCAACTGGATCGCTCTGGACTGCAGACCGCTATCAATAGTCGAAGATAAAGGGCTCGAAAAAGTGCTCCAGATTGCGACGTGCAATCCGACTTTGAAGCTGCCTTGCAGAGACGCTATTTCAGACATACTCCAACAAATGTACGACACTGAAAAACTATTAAAATTCGATGCGTTAAAGAACGCTCAATTTGTGGCTCTGACCGGGGATTACTGGAGCTCCGTTCGCGATGAGATTTACGTCGGAGTCACCGCGCACATTGTTGACGTCACAAACGGGACATGGCATCTGCAGTCTTTTATCGCGACTGTGCTGAATACAGACAGCAGACATGTTGAAAACTGCCACGAAGAGTTTCTCTCGGTGGCGGAGGCTTGGGGGATTCGGCAAAAGATCACCACGATCGGAACAGAGAGTGCACCGAACACCGTGGCTGCCGAGAAACGCCTCCAGTTCCAACACGTGCCTTGCATTGCTCACATCTTGCAAAGCACCATCGCGGTTAGCCTTTTTGAAGGCGGTTTTAATGGCGCGTTGATAAAATGTCGCAAGATAGTCGCTCACTTCAAACACAGCCCCGAGAATACAGAGGAACTGTACCAGGAGCAATCGAGACTGGGTCAAGAAAACGAGCCGCTGGTCCAAGATGTTTCCACAAGATGGAATTCGACGCTTGATATGGTCGCTCGTCTACTGAAGAATCAAGAGGCAGTTTTTACTGCTTTGGACAAACAGAAGCATGCGCTTAATATGTTAACTCCGTCGGAGATTCTTCAACTCCAAAAGATGGCGATTGTTCTTGAACCATgcag ATTTGTGAGCGAGCTCCTCGGAGGCGAGACCTTCGTGCCGTGTTCGGTGGTCTTGCCCGCTCTCTGCCACCTGCAGCACGCCATGGAGGTCTCCGACGACGACCCGGACTGCATTGCGAAATTCAAGACCGCCTTCGCGAAAGACTTATCCCGACGCGCGGCGACGCTCAACCACGAATGGctcaagatggccgccgtgcTCGACCCCCGCTTTAAGGACTTGAAGTGTCTTAAAAGGGGGGAGCGAGAAGAGGTTTGGACCAGGCTGGAGGTCCTGCTGCAAGAACAGTTTGACGGTACCGCCGCGCCGGAGcccagaaagaaaaagaggctCCTCTCGTCATTCGATTCCGAGTCCGATTCCGACGAGGAGGCCCAGTGGATCGGGGCCCTGAAATTGTATCGGAGCGAAATCAGCATCAGCGAGACGGACTGCCCGCTACATTGGTGGGCCGGTCGGGCGGCGACCCACCCGGAGCTGTCCGTCCTGGCCCGCAAGTATCTGAGCAGCCCGGCCACTTCCGTCCCTTGCGAGAGGCTCTTCTCACTCGCGGGTCACGTCGTTACTAAAAAGAGAGCCGTCTTGAGCGCGGCAAACGTCAACAGGCTGGTTTGTCTTAGCAACTGGCTGAAAGACAAGGAGAATAAGTAG
- the LOC144039310 gene encoding macoilin-1 isoform X1, translating into MKKRYVDASRLRKMKKLKISERLSESAYTFLKLMAMWMLVLLADFLLEFRLEYLWPCWLFFGSVYTTFHCHGLVICMFFVCAAFTLDIFCLIFVPLHWLFFVASTYVVFNYIWHTEKGICISTVSLWILLVYTEASLRLKDLKTSHANLSHIFAAHCIGYPVVYLGFDATCYFTNIFKLRIQKAVQSDNDFHMHLLQHSLPPGLPLYPKMAADNGSSKWKSKSESSQYQYQNGALLPQDESHTVDCLQIRSEERAAEKATQEVRSAESNRKPLLSKGSSSESREALRNGSPGPESSATPEKLPQEEQAGKAARVVKNPSPRVRRTNTTTPSPPAGRTEKKQRCGGKTVSPNRDGADKSATVAQNQHAEQLSRLEQELRKLRGELQVSRHGEQELRSHVCNLTNNERSLRPEVALLRQSNMLLQSKIMCLSKTKQRDKQTSAMLEKKTRAETEARLSLERQAAELLAHRPDEAARTLTASRQENSESQMLRKRVKDLESEYKQLQLQYQVKESRMFDLESNVEALGKYRGVEKDTDMLLSTLSALQDKAQHLEYNLSAETRIKLDLFSALGDARRQLEIAQDKLLRQDKEISSMKQKIAEVMAVSPAVSYVAPRPPVPQYLTKLLSSERYMLNPRALMYQCLKK; encoded by the exons ATGAAGAAACGATACGTGGACGCGAGCAGGCTCCGAAAGATGAAGAAATTGAAAATAAGCGAGCGGCTGTCCGAAag TGCATACACCTTCCTGAAGTTGATGGCCATGTGGATGTTGGTGCTGCTGGCAGATTTCCTTCTGGAATTTCGTCTGGAATACTTGTGGCCATGCTGGCTCTTCTTTGGCAGCGTGTACACAACATTCCATTGCCATGGGCTG gtcatttgcatgttttttgtgtgcgccGCCTTCACACTTGACatcttttgtttgatttttgttcCTCTGCACTGGCTCTTCTTTGTGGCCAGCACCTACGTGGTATTCAATTATATTTGGCACACAG AAAAGGGCATCTGCATCTCCACAGTGTCTTTGTGGATTCTTCTTGTGTACACAGAGGCGTCCCTTCGACTCAAAGACCTCAAAACCTCACATGCCAATCTTTCTCATATCTTTGCTGCTCACTG TATCGGCTATCCGGTTGTCTATCTGGGCTTTGACGCCACCTGCTACTTTACCAACATCTTCAAGCTGCGCATCCAGAAGGCGGTGCAGAGCGACAACGACTTCCACATGCACCTGCTGCAGCACTCGCTCCCGCCGGGCCTGCCGCTGTACCCCAAGATGGCGGCCGACAATGGCT CCTCCAAATGGAAGTCAAAGTCTGAGTCCAGTCAGTACCAGTATCAGAACGGCGCTCTTCTGCCTCAAGACGAGTCCCACACCGTAGACTGCCTCCAAATCCGTAGCGAGGAGCGAGCGGCCGAAAAGGCGACACAGGAAGTCCGCTCAGCTGAATCCAACCGGAAGCCGTTGTTGTCCAAAGGCAGCTCGAGCGAGTCCAGAGAGGCGCTCCGCAACGGGTCACCGGGACCAGAATCCTCCGCAACCCCAGAAAAACTACCTCAGGAGGAACAGGCCGGCAAAGCTGCACGTGTGGTGAAGAACCCGTCACCAAGAGTCCGGCGAACTAACACGACCACGCCTTCGCCCCCTGCTGGCAGGACGGAGAAGAAACAACGGTGCGGCGGGAAAACGGTCAGCCCGAACCGGGATGGTGCCGATAAAAGTGCTACAGTGGCTCAGAATCAACATGCTGAGCAGCTGAGCAG GCTGGAGCAGGAGCTGAGGAAGCTGAGGGGCGAGCTGCAGGTGAGCCGACACGGCGAGCAGGAGCTGAGGAGTCACGTCTGCAACCTGACCAACAACGAGAGGAGCCTCAGGCCCGAAGTGGCCCTGCTGCGACAGTCCAACATGCTGCTGCAGAGCAA GATCATGTGCTTGAGCAAAACCAAGCAGCGGGACAAGCAGACCAGCGCCATGCTGGAAAAGAAGACGCGGGCGGAGACGGAGGCCAGGCTGTCGTTGGAGAGGCAGGCGGCCGAGCTTCTGGCGCACAGACCCGACGAGGCGGCCAGGACCTTGACCGCCAG CAGGCAGGAAAACAGCGAAAGCCAAATGTTACGGAAAAGAGTTAAAGATCTGGAGAGCGAGTACAAACAACTGCAGCTGCAATATCAAGTCAAAGAGAGTCGGATGTTCGATCTAGAGAGTAATGTGGAg GCTTTAGGGAAGTACCGCGGCGTGGAAAAGGACACGGACATGCTGCTGTCCACCCTGTCGGCCCTTCAGGACAAGGCTCAGCATCTGGAGTACAACCTGAGCGCCGAGACGCGCATCAAGCTGGACCTGTTCTCAGCGCTGGGGGACGCCCGCAGGCAGCTGGAGATCGCTCAAG ACAAGCTGCTGAGGCAGGACAAGGAAATCAGCAGCATGAAGCAGAAGATCGCCGAGGTGATGGCGGTGAGCCCCGCCGTGTCCTACGTGGCCCCCCGGCCCCCCGTGCCTCAGTACCTCACCAAGCTGCTCAGCTCCGAGCGCTACATGCTCAACCCGCGCGCCCTCATGTACCAGTGTCTAAAGAAGTAG
- the LOC144039315 gene encoding serotriflin-like yields MTLTWQRGLGVYKWNGGPKRVSVQVLAMNSFLFTFLCTLGFCAVLQVSAILEEDVATAPVRTVLTSSSEQNEIVDKHNTLRRNVKPTASNMLKMSWNREAAANAQRWANTCSMNHSLASSREISTSGCGENLYMASYKNSWSKAIQSWYNEVKDWRYGVGSVNGSVVGHFTQIVWYRSNQIGCAMAYCPNSRYKYFYVCHYCPPGNYQFSRPYKSGATCADCPNACEKKLCTNPCQYIDKYSNCPELKQQHSCENSIVASWCPASCKCSSQIS; encoded by the exons atgacactcACGTGGCAGCGTGGTCTCGGCGTATATAAATGGAACGGTGGCCCTAAGAGGGTGTCGGTCCAGGTTTTAGCAATGAACTCGTTCCTTTTCACCTTCCTGTGCACCTTGGGCTTCTGCGCCGTCCTTCAAGTGTCAGCCATCTTGGAGGAGGATGTGGCGACCGCGCCTGTAA GAACAGTCCTGACCTCGTCCTCGGAACAGAATGAGATTGTGGATAAACAcaacaccctgcggaggaacgTCAAGCCGACTGCTAGCAACATGCTGAAAATG AGTTGGAACAGAGAAGCGGCAGCCAACGCTCAGAGGTGGGCCAACACCTGCTCCATGAACCACAGCCTGGCCAGCTCCAGGGAGATCAGTA CTAGCGGTTGCGGTGAGAACTTGTACATGGCCAGCTACAAAAACAGCTGGAGCAAAGCCATCCAGTCGTGGTATAATGAGGTGAAGGACTGGCGCTACGGAGTGGGCTCTGTCAACGGAAGTGTTGTCGGACATTTCACACAG ATTGTTTGGTACCGCTCCAACCAGATTGGCTGTGCTATGGCCTACTGTCCTAACTCCCGCTACAAGTATTTCTACGTCTGCCACTACTGCCCACC TGGAAATTACCAGTTTTCTCGCCCCTACAAATCGGGAGCCACCTGTGCTGACTGCCCCAATGCCTGTGAGAAGAAGCTGTGCA CCAACCCTTGTCAATACATTGACAAGTACAGCAACTGTCCTGAGCTGAAGCAGCAGCACAGTTGCGAAAACAGCATCGTCGCCTCCTGGTGTCCCGCCTCCTGCAAGTGCTCATCTCAGATTAGCTAA
- the LOC144039316 gene encoding serotriflin-like: MNSFLFTFLCTLGLCAVLQVSAILEEDVEAVPVRTVLTSSSEQNEIVDKHNTLRRNVKPTASNMLKMSWNREAAANAQRWANTCSMNHSPSSSREISTSGCGENLYMASYKNSWSKAIQSWYDEVKDWRYGVGSVNGRVVGHFTQIVWYRSNQIGCAMAYCPNSRYKYFYVCHYCPPGNYQLSRPYKSGSTCADCPNACENKLCTNPCQYTDKYSNCPELKQQHGCNNSNVASWCPASCKCSSQIS; this comes from the exons ATGAACTCGTTCCTTTTCACCTTCCTGTGCACCTTGGGCCTCTGTGCCGTCCTTCAAGTGTCAGCCATCTTGGAGGAGGATGTGGAGGCAGTGCCTGTAA GAACAGTCCTGACCTCGTCCTCGGAACAGAATGAGATTGTGGATAAACAcaacaccctgcggaggaacgTCAAGCCGACTGCTAGCAACATGCTGAAAATG AGTTGGAACAGAGAAGCGGCAGCCAACGCTCAGCGGTGGGCCAACACCTGCTCCATGAACCACAGCCCGTCCAGCTCCAGGGAGATCAGTA CTAGCGGTTGCGGTGAGAACTTGTACATGGCCAGCTACAAAAACAGCTGGAGCAAGGCCATCCAGTCGTGGTATGACGAGGTGAAGGACTGGCGCTACGGAGTGGGCTCTGTCAACGGAAGAGTTGTCGGGCATTTCACACAG ATTGTTTGGTACCGCTCCAACCAGATTGGCTGTGCTATGGCCTACTGTCCTAACTCCCGCTACAAGTATTTCTACGTCTGCCACTACTGCCCACC TGGAAATTACCAGTTGTCTCGCCCCTACAAGTCCGGATCCACCTGTGCTGACTGCCCCAACGCCTGTGAGAACAAGCTGTGCA CCAACCCTTGTCAGTACACTGACAAGTACAGCAACTGTCCTGAGCTGAAGCAGCAGCACGGTTGCAACAACAGCAACGTCGCCTCCTGGTGTCCCGCCTCCTGCAAGTGCTCATCTCAGATTAGCTAA
- the LOC144039310 gene encoding macoilin-1 isoform X2, with protein MKKRYVDASRLRKMKKLKISERLSESAYTFLKLMAMWMLVLLADFLLEFRLEYLWPCWLFFGSVYTTFHCHGLVICMFFVCAAFTLDIFCLIFVPLHWLFFVASTYVVFNYIWHTEKGICISTVSLWILLVYTEASLRLKDLKTSHANLSHIFAAHCIGYPVVYLGFDATCYFTNIFKLRIQKAVQSDNDFHMHLLQHSLPPGLPLYPKMAADNGSSKWKSKSESSQYQYQNGALLPQDESHTVDCLQIRSEERAAEKATQEVRSAESNRKPLLSKGSSSESREALRNGSPGPESSATPEKLPQEEQAGKAARVVKNPSPRVRRTNTTTPSPPAGRTEKKQRCGGKTVSPNRDGADKSATVAQNQHAEQLSRLEQELRKLRGELQVSRHGEQELRSHVCNLTNNERSLRPEVALLRQSNMLLQSKIMCLSKTKQRDKQTSAMLEKKTRAETEARLSLERQAAELLAHRPDEAARTLTARQENSESQMLRKRVKDLESEYKQLQLQYQVKESRMFDLESNVEALGKYRGVEKDTDMLLSTLSALQDKAQHLEYNLSAETRIKLDLFSALGDARRQLEIAQDKLLRQDKEISSMKQKIAEVMAVSPAVSYVAPRPPVPQYLTKLLSSERYMLNPRALMYQCLKK; from the exons ATGAAGAAACGATACGTGGACGCGAGCAGGCTCCGAAAGATGAAGAAATTGAAAATAAGCGAGCGGCTGTCCGAAag TGCATACACCTTCCTGAAGTTGATGGCCATGTGGATGTTGGTGCTGCTGGCAGATTTCCTTCTGGAATTTCGTCTGGAATACTTGTGGCCATGCTGGCTCTTCTTTGGCAGCGTGTACACAACATTCCATTGCCATGGGCTG gtcatttgcatgttttttgtgtgcgccGCCTTCACACTTGACatcttttgtttgatttttgttcCTCTGCACTGGCTCTTCTTTGTGGCCAGCACCTACGTGGTATTCAATTATATTTGGCACACAG AAAAGGGCATCTGCATCTCCACAGTGTCTTTGTGGATTCTTCTTGTGTACACAGAGGCGTCCCTTCGACTCAAAGACCTCAAAACCTCACATGCCAATCTTTCTCATATCTTTGCTGCTCACTG TATCGGCTATCCGGTTGTCTATCTGGGCTTTGACGCCACCTGCTACTTTACCAACATCTTCAAGCTGCGCATCCAGAAGGCGGTGCAGAGCGACAACGACTTCCACATGCACCTGCTGCAGCACTCGCTCCCGCCGGGCCTGCCGCTGTACCCCAAGATGGCGGCCGACAATGGCT CCTCCAAATGGAAGTCAAAGTCTGAGTCCAGTCAGTACCAGTATCAGAACGGCGCTCTTCTGCCTCAAGACGAGTCCCACACCGTAGACTGCCTCCAAATCCGTAGCGAGGAGCGAGCGGCCGAAAAGGCGACACAGGAAGTCCGCTCAGCTGAATCCAACCGGAAGCCGTTGTTGTCCAAAGGCAGCTCGAGCGAGTCCAGAGAGGCGCTCCGCAACGGGTCACCGGGACCAGAATCCTCCGCAACCCCAGAAAAACTACCTCAGGAGGAACAGGCCGGCAAAGCTGCACGTGTGGTGAAGAACCCGTCACCAAGAGTCCGGCGAACTAACACGACCACGCCTTCGCCCCCTGCTGGCAGGACGGAGAAGAAACAACGGTGCGGCGGGAAAACGGTCAGCCCGAACCGGGATGGTGCCGATAAAAGTGCTACAGTGGCTCAGAATCAACATGCTGAGCAGCTGAGCAG GCTGGAGCAGGAGCTGAGGAAGCTGAGGGGCGAGCTGCAGGTGAGCCGACACGGCGAGCAGGAGCTGAGGAGTCACGTCTGCAACCTGACCAACAACGAGAGGAGCCTCAGGCCCGAAGTGGCCCTGCTGCGACAGTCCAACATGCTGCTGCAGAGCAA GATCATGTGCTTGAGCAAAACCAAGCAGCGGGACAAGCAGACCAGCGCCATGCTGGAAAAGAAGACGCGGGCGGAGACGGAGGCCAGGCTGTCGTTGGAGAGGCAGGCGGCCGAGCTTCTGGCGCACAGACCCGACGAGGCGGCCAGGACCTTGACCGCCAG GCAGGAAAACAGCGAAAGCCAAATGTTACGGAAAAGAGTTAAAGATCTGGAGAGCGAGTACAAACAACTGCAGCTGCAATATCAAGTCAAAGAGAGTCGGATGTTCGATCTAGAGAGTAATGTGGAg GCTTTAGGGAAGTACCGCGGCGTGGAAAAGGACACGGACATGCTGCTGTCCACCCTGTCGGCCCTTCAGGACAAGGCTCAGCATCTGGAGTACAACCTGAGCGCCGAGACGCGCATCAAGCTGGACCTGTTCTCAGCGCTGGGGGACGCCCGCAGGCAGCTGGAGATCGCTCAAG ACAAGCTGCTGAGGCAGGACAAGGAAATCAGCAGCATGAAGCAGAAGATCGCCGAGGTGATGGCGGTGAGCCCCGCCGTGTCCTACGTGGCCCCCCGGCCCCCCGTGCCTCAGTACCTCACCAAGCTGCTCAGCTCCGAGCGCTACATGCTCAACCCGCGCGCCCTCATGTACCAGTGTCTAAAGAAGTAG